TCACAAAGTCGGCATAGGCAATTTTCCATGCCCCGCCGTGATGACCACCGGCGACCTTCTTGATCCGTTTGACGACAATCGGCCTTAATTCTTCATTTGCCATAGCAAAACCTTGTCCGTCTTCTTATTTTGATTTCGATTGCTTGATATGATCTTCAAGCTCACTGAAAGTCGGTCGCTCGGTCGAATACAAGACTTTGCGCCCGAATTCCACCGCTAAGGCCGGCGCATAGCCGTTCAAACTGGCGAGCAGCGTGACCTTGATACATTGAAAGGTTTTTGACGACTCATCGAGTTGCTGCTCCATGAGACCGGACAAAGGCCCGACGAAACCATAGGCAAGCAAAATACCGAGGAAAGTACCGACCAGCGCATGGGCGATCAAGATACCGAGTTCAGCCGGCGGAATCCCGACCGACTCCATGGTGTGCACCACCCCCATCACCGCCGCGACAATACCGAAAGCGGGCAAACCATCACCGAGCTTGGCGATGAAATGCACCGGCACGGCCGATTCATGGTGATGCGTCTCGAGTTCGTTATCCATCAAGTTTTCGATCTGCATGGCATCCATATTTCCCGATACCATCAGGCGCAGGTAATCGCAGATGAATTCCATCATATGATGGTCATGCACAATCGCTGGATATTTACTGAATAAAGGGCTGTCGTCAGGCTTTTCGATATCGCCTTCGATCGACATCAAGCCTTCTTTGCGTACCTTGGTGAGTACGTCGAACAGCATGGTCATCAATTCCATATACAAACCCTTGGTGTATTTGGAACCTTTAAACAAACTCGGGAAAGCTTTCAGCGTAGCCTTGAGGCTTTTTGCATTATTTCCGACCAAGGAAGCGCCGACTGCCGCCCCGCCTATCATCAGCAACTCCAAGGGCTGAAACAATACGGCCAAATGGCCACCCGCCATGGCGAAGCCACCGAATACCGAGCCCATTACGACAATATAGCCGACGATCACTAACACGGAAATTACTCCTCAAAATAACAGAATTTGCTTTCAGAAAGCGCTCAAAACGCGGCTCTGAACTTGCTTGTAGCAATGATATCAGCCCAGCCGACAGGAAACACCTGCTATTGACGCAATTTATGGCGAAAACAAAATATTTCTTTAAAAAAACGTTCGCCATACAACAGCAGAGGCGCAGCAGACGCGCATCAGAGCTGCCAGACATACAAAGGCGGCGCACCCTGCTCGCTTTCAAGGATCAAATCTGCCTGAACACCGGGAATAGAAAACTCGTAACTAAGAAACCATGACCCTGGCGGCATCTCATTTTGGACCTTATTCCAAATTTCAGGCATCACAACGGGTGATAAATAGGCGAAAACAACATTAAATTTTGCAAAATCGAGGGTTTCATACCGTCCGAAGCGGCAAGCGACGTTGTCCTGTCGATGCCAGCGCTGCTTGAGTGCACTCACCGCCCAAGGCACCAAGGCCACCTCTATCCCACTCAAACGCCAATGCGCACGCGCCTTGCCGAGCGCAAACAAGAGCCCGCCGAGACCACTGCCGACATCGAGAAAATGCAAGGATGGTTCGGCCGGCAGCAAATCCAGCACTTGTTTGGGGAGACTGGCACGAGAGGGGTAATAAGGCACGCGGGTGGCAACAATTGCACCAAAGCTAATGAAGAGCAATAAAAATGCCGCCAAGCTAAAAAGCGGCGGCAATTGCCAAGTCAAGGCGGCAACGAAGGCGAGCGGAAATAATACTTCGATCACTACCCACCACCATGCCAAGCCACGCCAAGCGGCTAAGCCCGCGGCCAGACTCGCGTGCGCGAGTAGGACTAACCATGGATGAGGCAGCGCTACGCCAGCAGCTTTGAGGGTAAAGCACAGGCCCACTGAAATGAGTAAGGCCAGCAATTGCGCCAGCAAGGCCGAGCAAGCGGCAGAGCGCGACGCAGACTGAGAAGAAGGAGGAATGACAGAGTCAGCGGACAGCAATGCCAAAAGGATCCCCCGGGAAAATGTTTAAGCGACCATCTCCATTTCGGCATCAAGCTCTTTAGCTCGCTTGGTTTTACCGGCACGCGATGGAACATGGCACAGGCCACAGCGGTAATGATCGTGCAAATCAAGCGCATGTGCAACAAATTGACCGTTGCATTCACAACATTTTGCAAATGTCAGCATTTTTCCATCAAAAAAGCGCACCAAGGTCCATGCCCGCGTCAAAGACAGCAGGGCTTCATCGGCGGAAATACAACCAACCTGCTCGAGATAGAGGCGGTAAGCTTTGACGATTGCTTCTATGCCAGTAATCTCTGCATGTTCATTGAGATACTTATAAATATTCATGAACAGGGAAGAATGAATATTTGGCTGCCAGGTCGTGAACCAATCTGTAGAGAAAGGCAACATCCCTTTAGGTGGAGAGACACCCTTTAATTCTTTGTAAATTTTCAACAGGCGTTCACGCGACAAGGATGTTTCTGACTCCAGCAACTGCAAGCGCGCACCCAAGTTAACCAGGTCGATTGCCAATTGAATTTCATGCGCTTCGTTCACTACACTTTTGCCAGCCATAATCGTCTCCGTTGAGCTTATTGAGTTAATTGCGTTAATTGAATTAATCTAATAATTACAATTAATGAATTTCTTCAACTGCTTGCCCTGCCATCAGAATCGCCGCATGCGAATGGGCCAGCGCGCGCTCTTTATTGTAGTTAGTCAGCATGCAGAGTATCGAGCTGTCTTCGAAGCGAAAGCGGGCCAACATCATATTGGAACCGGCCAACTTCAGGATTTGCGAATTATTCAAACCCTCAATCAGATCAGCAATTTCTTTGCCGATACCGAGACGGAAAATCGCAGTCGCCTTATCGGCCCGAATCATTTGCTGCGCAAGCATTAAGTAGCTTAAATTTGCATCGCGGATTTCAGCCATCATATCGTTCTGTGTCATGTTCCCACCCTCCGTTCGTTTTCAAAGGCCAGATTCTCTTGCCAGTGAGACAGATTGTGAGCGAGCGCAAAAACGCCGTGTATAGGCGTGCGTCGGTATTTATTTCCGGAAAAATAGGAGTATTCCTGTAGGATAAATACCTACAAGAAATATTTGATGGTGAAACCGAAATAAAGTTTCAACCTGACTGAGTTGTGAGCTTGTGCCTTGATTTTAAAAATATCATTCAAAATCAAAAGCTTAAGCGAAAAACAGAGAACTTATTCTCATCTCTCACTTACATTAACGGCAGTGATTTCGAAAACTTTAGGGTCTTTTGAAAATAAATTTAAAATATTTTTACTTGATTACTTAACGGCAGCGGGCGGAAAAACTTTAATTATTTTTGAAAATATTTTTCAAGTTTGTCCGTTTGTGCAAATTCACAACAGCGAAAGCTGCTTTTTCCTGCAAAAACGGCATACGCAGGCAAAAAAAATCCCTACGAGCAGGGATTTTTGTTCAAACCAGTGACAAAGCAACTTAATCAGATGCCGCGCCAAATACAAGGCTGACGCAATTGCTTATCCAAGGCTCCGAGTACCCCCTCATGCAGAAGCAACTCTTCTTCACTGGCCGGCAAAACTAATAAGTCGCCGAGCGGCAAAGCGATTTCCGGCGCATCGCTCAGCGATGCGACCGGCTCATCGACGATATCGATAGCAAAACTGTTTTGTCCGCGCGACATCGCCAAAAAGACATCGGCCAGCAATTCCGCATCCAATAAAGCGCCATGCAACTTGCGATGGGCATTCGATACCTCGTAGCGATCACACAGGGCATCGAGGGAATTACGCTTTCCAGGATGCAACTCTTTCGCCTGCACCAAGGTGTCCGTCACGCGGCCGACTAATTCCTGGAATGGTGCCAAGCCCAAGCGGGTGAATTCGGCATTCAAGAAGCCGACGTCAAACGGCGCGTTATGGATCACGACTTCGGCACCGCGCACGTACTCACAGAATTGTTGCGCAATATCAGCAAACTTCGGCTTGTCGCTGAGAAATTCCGTCGTCAAACCATGAACCGCCAAGGCCCCCTCTTCCGAATCGCGCTCCGGGTTCATATATTGGTGAAAATTATTGCCAGTCAATTTACGGTTGACTAATTCGACACAGCCGATTTCAATGATACGGTTGCCCTCGCGCGCATTGAGGCCAGTGGTTTCGGTATCGAGCACGATTTGACGTGAGGTTTTATTCATCACACACTCCAATAAATAATTCAGGAATAAAATGTAGCGTCCGCATCTTCACACCGCAGCGGGATCAGGCACCCATTCCAAGGCATATTTTTCGCCATGCTGCTCTGAGCAGTAAGCCGACTGCATCCCTACCCCAGCCGCATACAATAACTGCGCACCGCTGGAAACGAAAGGCAATTGCTGCCGAATCCAGAACGGAATCTGCAAACTCTGATAATGGCTCTTCATATCACGCGTCGGTCGGTTGGCGGCCAATTTAAGTCGCTCACCACCACGGCGCAAATGCAAAGTCAAACACTGCTGCTGCATATAGTCGCCGGCAAAACCGTGTTCCGCCGCGTGAAAATGCAAACGCCCACGAAATGCCGGAAAATCGAGTACCGCCTCGCCGCGCCAAAAAAAATCCTGACTCAGTACCGGCAGCGCTTCATCGTACTCGTCCAGCAGCGGCACCGGCGCTTGCCGCGGCGCGGCATAGATACAGCCTTGGTAGCGATGCAGCGCCAAGGCTTCATGATAGATGGTGATGCGGGCATTGTCTTTAGCCGCAAACAATTGCTTACGCATTTCCAGTAAGCGCGCCGTCGATGGCATGCGCGCACCTGATTGGCCCAACCATAAACGCAGCACATGATTGATGCGCTCATCGGAGAGCGCTTGCAAGGCCGACACAGCCAAGCCTTGGCCAAGCCGGCACGCCGCCATATCGTCGGCGGCCAGTGCTTCGATCAGCGCTTGCGCGGCTTGGGTGTGCCGGGCCGCGCGACCCATGCGGGCAGCAAATCCGGGGACGATATTTTCCAACAAGGGCATGACCTGATGACGCAATGCGTTACGGGTAAAGCGCAGATCGGCGTTCGATTCATCCTCGATGTGTTGCAGAGCATGCTCGGCCGCATACTCGGCCAAACTCGCACGCGATTCTTGCAACAAGGGCCGCAACATCACCAAGGTGGGGTGACCGAGCAAGGTCGGCGCAGTATTCCAACTATCCATACCAGACAAGCCGGCGACGCCCGAGCCACGCAACATTTGCATGAGTAAGGTTTCAGCCTGATCGTCTTGATGGTGTGCTGCCATTAAAAACTGGCTATCCGCGGCCAGGCACAGTCGGCCCAGAGCAAGGTAGCGCGCACTGCGCGCACTGCCCTCAAGGCCGGCAGCATCGCCACGATTGACGCTGACACGCTCGAATGCAAACGGCACCTGCAGCGCCGCGCAGGTGGCGGCGCAATGCGCCAACCAAGCGTCGGCATGCGGACTGAGTCCATGATGAATATGCAGGGCATGCAGCGGCAGTTGCTGCTGTTTCGCATACGCGGCGGCCAGTACCAAGAGCACCGAGGAATCGAGGCCACCGCTGTAAGCAAGCGCCAAACCACCACGCAGCGGTGCGACGGCAGCAAACACGGCCTCCAAATTGGCCGCAAAACGCTGCGCCAAGGCGCTCATCGAACTACCGTGACTCATTCTGCCGGCTTGGTTTCCTTGAACTTACCGTAGCTCAACAATTTCTCATGTCGCGCTGCCAGCAAATCCTTGGTTTTCATGCCTTGGAATTGACGCAAAGTATCGGCCAAAGCACGTTTGACCAAAGCACACATTTGCTTAGGATCACGGTGCGCGCCACCCAAGGGTTCGTTGACAATTTTATCGATCAAGCCCATCGCTTTCAAGCGATGCGCGGTCAGACCCAGCGCTTCAGCCGCATCGGACGCCCGCTCGGCAGTTTTCCACAAGATCGAGGCACAGCCTTCCGGTGAAATCACGGAATACGTAGCGTACTGCAACATCAACACGGCGTCACCCACCGCCAAAGCCAAGGCGCCGCCGGAACCACCCTCACCGATGATGGTGGTAATGAGCGGCACTTTCAATTCAGCCATGACATACAAATTGCGACCGATCGCCTCCGATTGACTGCGCTCTTCGGCATCAATGCCGGGCCAAGCGCCCGTGGTATCGACGAAGGTAAATACCGGGATATCGAATTTTTCCGCTAACTTCATCAGGCGCATCGCTTTGCGATAGCCTTCCGGTTTCGGCATGCCGAA
The sequence above is drawn from the Undibacterium sp. CCC3.4 genome and encodes:
- the motA gene encoding flagellar motor stator protein MotA, yielding MLVIVGYIVVMGSVFGGFAMAGGHLAVLFQPLELLMIGGAAVGASLVGNNAKSLKATLKAFPSLFKGSKYTKGLYMELMTMLFDVLTKVRKEGLMSIEGDIEKPDDSPLFSKYPAIVHDHHMMEFICDYLRLMVSGNMDAMQIENLMDNELETHHHESAVPVHFIAKLGDGLPAFGIVAAVMGVVHTMESVGIPPAELGILIAHALVGTFLGILLAYGFVGPLSGLMEQQLDESSKTFQCIKVTLLASLNGYAPALAVEFGRKVLYSTERPTFSELEDHIKQSKSK
- a CDS encoding class I SAM-dependent methyltransferase encodes the protein MALLSADSVIPPSSQSASRSAACSALLAQLLALLISVGLCFTLKAAGVALPHPWLVLLAHASLAAGLAAWRGLAWWWVVIEVLFPLAFVAALTWQLPPLFSLAAFLLLFISFGAIVATRVPYYPSRASLPKQVLDLLPAEPSLHFLDVGSGLGGLLFALGKARAHWRLSGIEVALVPWAVSALKQRWHRQDNVACRFGRYETLDFAKFNVVFAYLSPVVMPEIWNKVQNEMPPGSWFLSYEFSIPGVQADLILESEQGAPPLYVWQL
- the flhC gene encoding flagellar transcriptional regulator FlhC, coding for MAGKSVVNEAHEIQLAIDLVNLGARLQLLESETSLSRERLLKIYKELKGVSPPKGMLPFSTDWFTTWQPNIHSSLFMNIYKYLNEHAEITGIEAIVKAYRLYLEQVGCISADEALLSLTRAWTLVRFFDGKMLTFAKCCECNGQFVAHALDLHDHYRCGLCHVPSRAGKTKRAKELDAEMEMVA
- the flhD gene encoding flagellar transcriptional regulator FlhD, with translation MTQNDMMAEIRDANLSYLMLAQQMIRADKATAIFRLGIGKEIADLIEGLNNSQILKLAGSNMMLARFRFEDSSILCMLTNYNKERALAHSHAAILMAGQAVEEIH
- the dnaQ gene encoding DNA polymerase III subunit epsilon, coding for MNKTSRQIVLDTETTGLNAREGNRIIEIGCVELVNRKLTGNNFHQYMNPERDSEEGALAVHGLTTEFLSDKPKFADIAQQFCEYVRGAEVVIHNAPFDVGFLNAEFTRLGLAPFQELVGRVTDTLVQAKELHPGKRNSLDALCDRYEVSNAHRKLHGALLDAELLADVFLAMSRGQNSFAIDIVDEPVASLSDAPEIALPLGDLLVLPASEEELLLHEGVLGALDKQLRQPCIWRGI
- the tilS gene encoding tRNA lysidine(34) synthetase TilS, translating into MSHGSSMSALAQRFAANLEAVFAAVAPLRGGLALAYSGGLDSSVLLVLAAAYAKQQQLPLHALHIHHGLSPHADAWLAHCAATCAALQVPFAFERVSVNRGDAAGLEGSARSARYLALGRLCLAADSQFLMAAHHQDDQAETLLMQMLRGSGVAGLSGMDSWNTAPTLLGHPTLVMLRPLLQESRASLAEYAAEHALQHIEDESNADLRFTRNALRHQVMPLLENIVPGFAARMGRAARHTQAAQALIEALAADDMAACRLGQGLAVSALQALSDERINHVLRLWLGQSGARMPSTARLLEMRKQLFAAKDNARITIYHEALALHRYQGCIYAAPRQAPVPLLDEYDEALPVLSQDFFWRGEAVLDFPAFRGRLHFHAAEHGFAGDYMQQQCLTLHLRRGGERLKLAANRPTRDMKSHYQSLQIPFWIRQQLPFVSSGAQLLYAAGVGMQSAYCSEQHGEKYALEWVPDPAAV
- a CDS encoding acetyl-CoA carboxylase carboxyltransferase subunit alpha; the encoded protein is MTKTTFLSFEQSIAELETKIEELRFVQDDSAVDISEEIDRLSKKSQMLTKDVYAKLTPWQVSQISRHPQRPYTLDYINQMFTDFHELHGDRGFADDLSIVGGLARFNGQACMVIGHQKGRDTKERALRNFGMPKPEGYRKAMRLMKLAEKFDIPVFTFVDTTGAWPGIDAEERSQSEAIGRNLYVMAELKVPLITTIIGEGGSGGALALAVGDAVLMLQYATYSVISPEGCASILWKTAERASDAAEALGLTAHRLKAMGLIDKIVNEPLGGAHRDPKQMCALVKRALADTLRQFQGMKTKDLLAARHEKLLSYGKFKETKPAE